The stretch of DNA GCATCGGCCCGAGCGACCTGCCGGGCTTCTGGTCGGGCCTGTCGCGCAAGGCCCCGTGGCTGCCGACGCGCCCGCAGGGCGGCACGGAGCTGATGCACGAGGGCCTGTCCCGACGCCTCGGCCCGGCGCTCGAACGCATCGCCCTGTGCCTGAACGGCTACGACGAGGCCCGGATCGACGACGGGCGTCCGCTCGTGGTCTGGGTCCATCACGCCACCGACCAGCCGGCCGTGGCCTGGATGCGCGAGCCCGCCCGGGTCGCCCGCGTGGCGCGCTTCGTCTTCGTCTCGGAATGGCAGCGGGCGCAGTTCCTGGCGACCTTCGGCCTGCCGGCCGAACGCTGCCTCGTCCTGCGCAACGCCACCGAGGTGCCCGAGCGCGACCGCGGGCCCGCCCGGCGCCGTCCCCTCAAGGTCGCCTATACCAGCACGCCCTATCGCGGCCTCGCGGTGCTGCTGGACGCCTGGGCGCAGGCCGCGCCCGAGGATGCCGAGCTACACGTCTGGTCGTCGCACAAGCTCTACGGCCCGGGGGCGGACGACGCGCCTTACGCCGATCTCTACGCCCGCGCCGCCGCGCTGCCGAACGTGCATTACCACGGGCTCCTGCCCAATGCCGAGCTGCGCGCCGCGCTCGCCGACATCGACATCCTGGCCTATCCCAACACCTTCGCGGAGACCTCCTGCCTCGCGGTCATCGAGGCGATGGCGGCGGGCTGCCGGGTGATCTGCCCGAGCCACGGCGCGCTGCCGGAGACCACCGCGGGATTCGCCCGCCTCTATCCTCACGTCGCCGATCCGGCCGAGCATGCCCGCGCCTTCGCCGCTCTCCTGGCCGAGGAACTGGCCGATCCGTGGCAGGGCCGGCCCGAGCGGGCGGCGGCGCAGCAGGCGCATTGCCGTCACGCTTACGACTGGCGCGCGCGGGTGCCCGAGTGGCTGTCCCTCGTCGACGGGCTCACCGCGCCGGCACCGAGCCCCCGCTTCGTCCCGACCTTCCGCACGGTCCAGGCGCGGCACGGCACCTTCACGGTGGTGGAGCAGGATTTCATCGGCCGGACGATCCTCGAGACCGGCGAGTGGGAGCCGCACCTGATCGAGTTCGCCCGCCTGTTCCTCGACGAGGCCTCCCACGTCGTCGATCTCGGCGCCAATCTCGGCTACCACACCGTCCGGCTCGCCGGCCTCGTCCCCCGCGGCTCGATCCACGCCTTCGAGCCGCTCGGCCTGTGCTACGCGCAACTGCAGCAGAACGTGCTCGCCAATCGCTGCGACCACGTCCGCACCTACAAGATGGCGGTGACCGACCGGTCCGGCGACACGGTCGAGATGGAGCCGCTGGAGGCGACCCTGACGGCGGGCGGCACCGTCAATATCGGCCATACCGGGATCGGCCGGGGCGGTCACGGCGGCGACCTCGTCTTCACGATCCGCCTCGACGACCTGCCCCTGCCGCCGATCGCCTTCATCAAGATGGACATCCAGGGCGCGGAAGCGGCGGCGCTCGCCGGCATGCAGGCCCTCATCGCCCGCGACCGCCCGGTGCTGTTCATCGAGATCGAGGAGCATCACCTGCGCCGGCACGGATCGAGCTCGAAGGCAGTGATCGAGCATCTGCTCGGGCTCGGCTACAGCCTAGTGCGGATCCGCAACGAGTGGCCGACCGACCACGTCGCGATCCCCAACGAGCGGACCGACCTCATCACCCGCTGCCGTGGCCACACGCTCTCTCCCACGGACTGGATCGCCGGCACGCGGGTCGAGCTGCATTTCGAGACGACGCATTACTATGCGTCCGTCGTGGCGTCGTGAGGAGGCCGCCGGCCATCCACCATGACGACCTCCCGGGATTACGACCTCATCGCCCGCTCCGGGCTGTTCGACGTCAACCACTACCTGCTCGAATCGCCCGACGTCGTCGCCGACGGCGCCGATCCGCTCGAGCATTTCTGCCGGTTCGGCGCCCGCGAGGGAAGGCGACCGAACCTCTATTGCGATCCGGGCTGGTACGCGGCCCTGTATCTCGACGGAAATCCCGAAGGCGCGAACCCGCTCTGCCACTACATCCGGGTCGGCGAGCGGGCGGGCTTGCGGCCGATTCCGTATTTCGAACCGGCCTGGTACGGGCGCACCTATCGGCTGCGCCGGGGCACCTCGCCGTTGCGGCACTACCTCACGCATCGCCGCAGCCAGCTCTACGCGCCCAATGCCCGCTTCGACCTCGCCCATTACCTCGCGCGATACGGCGCTGAGATCGGCCGCAACCGTGATGCCTTCGCGCATCTGCTCCGCCACGGCGCGCGGCGGGACCTCGATTCGGCGCCGGATTTCGATGCGGCGGCCTATCGCGCAGGCCACGGCCTGCCGAACCGGCCGGCCTCGGCCCATGTCGCCGACCAGGAGGCGTGCAACCCGCTGGTCCACCGCCTGAGGCGGGAGGCGGCCGAAGAGCAGGCCCGGCGAGCGGGGCGGGACGGCCCTCGTGGTGGCACCGGTTCCTGCGCGGCACCTGATGCGGAATGCCGGTTGCCGGCATCCCGCACCGCTGTCCTCAGTAAGGTTTCAGCTTCGTCAGCGCCCCGAACGAACCGCGGCCGGACAGGAACGCCACCGCGATCCACGGACAGACGAAGACCAGGAAGAACAGCAAGCCCATCGTGAGCCTCCTTTTGGCTGTGTCATGCTCAACCCCATCAATGCCGCGCGGCCGGCGGGGGTTGCACACCGGACCGTGGGATGAGCCGCGCCCTACTCGGACCCGGCCGGCTCGCCGGTGTCCCGGGCGCGGTGGAGCAGGAAGATCGACACCACCATCACCAGGATCAGCCCGGCGAGGACGCCGAGCTCGATCATCGAGGCGCGAAACAGCGCCTCCTTCTGCGCGTTCCATTCGCTCGCATGCATCTGCTCGGCGGTCTGGAGCGTGAGCACGAGGACGCGCCGGATCGAGGCGATCAGCCCGACGATCAGGAACGGCTCGCAGGTCAGCCGGCCGGAGCGCATCGACACCCGCACCGTGTGCAGGATCTCGACCAGCATCAGCAGGAACAGCAGCCGGTCGACCACGTCGAGGAGTTGCGCGGCGGCGCCGACCGCGGTCACCGCCTTGAGGGTCATGCCGGCGGCATCGATCAGCGCCATCACGGCGGTGAGGGCCAGGAGCACACCCAAAGCCGCGTAGATCGCGTGTTCGGTGTGCAGGAAGACGAAGGCGGAGAGCCGGGTCAGCCACCCGCCCTCCTTCTCGGCCTTTTCGAGTTTCGCGGTCTCCACCATGACGGTCTCCGGGGGCTGGTGGACGGGACGGGCTCAACCTTAACAGGAATTAACGGGTAGGGCGCGGGCGTCGGGCGCAGCGCCGTGTGCGCCCGACGGCTTCCCGACGGTGGGCCGGGCCCGAGCCCACCGCGCGCCTTCGGCGAGCGGCATTCCAAGGCGCGGGCCGTCGCCGGGCACCCGTCGAGCCCGTCCACGGGGCCGGCGGCCACGCCGTCACGGCCATGAACGACCCGGGCGCCTCCGCGGGCCCGGGTGCCGCGCCCGACAATCCATTGCATGGAACGCCCGGGCACGGCCGACCCGCCGTCACCCTCGCGGAGCGGGACGCGAGCCCCCGCATTCACCTCGGCGGCCAGACCGGGAGCGAACGTGCCCGACGTCGTCATCAGCGTCGACATGACCACGACAGGCAGCCGGAGCTCGACCGCCGGTCGCGGCCCTGATCAGCTTCTTCGACGATCGTCGGGAGGTCTGGTGGGTCGAGCCGATCTGCCGGGTGCCCCGTCGACCGCCTACCGGCATGCCGATCCCGCGAAGCAGCCGGTTCGTGCCCGCAGCCACGCCGCATCGATGATCGAGATCCAGCGTGTGTTCGAGGCGAACTTCTGCGTCGACGGCGTGCGCAGGATTGGGCGGCAACTGGCCCGGGAGGGGATCGTGACCGCGCGATGCACGGTGGTGCGGCTGGTGCCCCGCTCGGACCGCGGCTCGCACTACTTGGCTCTACGGTACACCGAGCGCCTGGCAGGAGCAGGCATCGAGCCGTCGATCGGCAGCGTCGTCGACAACGCCTTATCGGAAACAATTAACGGCCAGTTCAAGGTGGAGGCCATCCACCGGCGCGGCCCATGGCGCTCCCTCCAGGCGGTCGAGTACGCTACCTCGGAGTGGGTGGACTGGTACAACCACCGTCGCCTCCTCGCGCCGATCAGCAACGTCCCTCCCGCCGAGGCCGAAGCGCACTATCATGCTCACGTCGGCGACCAAGCCTGGGCCGCCTGACCCAGGACAAACAGCCTCCGACAAACCCGGAGCGGTTCAGTTTGACAGTTTGGTGCTGCCGGCGCGAACCACCCGCGCTGCGATGCCCCGCGTCCTCCTCCAGGGCCCCGATAGGGTGTCCGCGTCGATCTCCGCGACCGGGGGAGGGCGGCACCTTGCCGCAAGGTGGGCTCGGCGGGACCCTTGCGCTCGATCCTCTCGGCCCCCTCGAAATCTACTGGGCCTTGGGGCAGGACTGGGCTCGCCTGGCGGCGGCCGGGTCCCTGGTCTGGAGTCTATCCTTCCAGTTCGCCTTGCCGGTCCACGAGGCGGGCATGAAGGGCCTCGGCTCGGCGGGGATCATCTGCCGGAACTTGCAGATGCCAGGCCTGTCGCGCAGGAGGTCGTTCATCGAGCCCGAGGGCCGTCTGCACCGCCAGTTTGTATGACCGACGGCCTGCAAGGCGCTGATTCCCGCAGAGTTTCAGCCAGCTCGAAGGCTTGGCAAAGCGTGGCGTCCCCGGCAGGGCTCGAACCTGCGACCCCAGGTTTCATCCCACTTCGGCTTTCGCCGCCGCCGCGAGGCGTTCGTGGTCTGGACTATCCCTTCACCGTGGCCCCCGAGATTCCTCGAAGAGCCCTTAGGTGCCGCCCGTCTAGTCTCTACACCTTCCCGGCCTGGCGGCCGGGCTTGGCTCGGGATCGGCGTGAGGCCGCGAGCGGCTCGACGCTTTCCCCGACTTTGAGCGGATCCGCCGCGCGGTTTCCCCTCGCGACGCCCAATTCGGTTTAGGAAACCTGTGCTCTGTCCAGCTGAGCTACGGAGACCCACGGCGAGCCTCTTACCATCCCGGCCCGCTTCCGCCAACCTCGCCCGTGAACCGGCGGGCCGGCATCCACCACGGGCTTTTTCAGCATGAGAGGACGGATCGCGGCGATGGTCGGCCTCTGCGTCGGCCTCCTGCTCCTCGCCGGGGCGGCGGGAGCGGCGAGCCCGCGCGGGCGCGAGCCGCCGGCCTGCCGGGGGCGCATCGCCGGAGAGGACCGGATCGAGGCGGTCGCCGCGCGCGGCGAGCTCGTCCTCGCCTCCGGGCGGCGGGCGCGGCTCGACGGGGTGCGCTGGCCGGACGACCCAGCCGCGGCCGAGGCCGCGCGGGCCTGGCTCGCCGGACAGGCCGGCCGGCTGCTCGCCACCCGGGAGGCGCCGGAGCCGGACCGCTGGGGCCGGGTCATCCTCGACGCCGCCGTCTCCGAGGGCGAGCCGGTCGACCTCGCCGGCGGGCTCGTGGCGGCCGGTCTGGTCCCGGTCGATGCCGGGGAGGGCGACAGCCTGTGCCGGCCCGGCCTGCTGGCGCTGGAGGCGGCGGCCCGCCGCGGGGGATTGGGGCTGTGGGCCGCGAGCCCTCCGGTGCCGACGGAGGAGGTGGCGCGGCTTGCCGCGATGGTGGGCCGATTCGCGATCGTGGAGGGGAGGGTGCGCAACGTGGGCGAGCGCGAGCGCAGGACCTACCTGAACTTCGCGCCTTTCGGAACGGAGGGTGTTACGGTCACGGTGTCGAAACGCACTTGGCGGAACATGCTCGAACGTGGTTTCTCTTCTCCGGCGCTTCGGGGGCGGCGCGTGCGGGCTCGCGGCATCGTCGAGCTGTGGCGCGGGCCGACCCTGGATATCGGCGCGGCCGAGATGATCGAGATGCTGGACGAGGAGCAGGCGCCGCGGCGCTGATCGCCATGAGGTGGTCCTTCACGCGAACACAGCCGGCCGGGCGCGCGGCCATTGCCAGGCCTGCGGCCGCACTCTTGCCGGCCGCCGCCCTGGCCCTGCTCGTCGCCGCCTGCACGTCGGACCAGACCGGCGCGCTGGCGCCGGTGGCGGCCGTCGTGCCGCCGGAGGCACCGCGCACCACCGGGCGCGACCGGCCGGCCAACGACGCCGACCACGCCAAGCTCGTGGCCTCGTTCGGCGGCGAGTACAAGGCGCCGTCGGCGTTGCGCCTCGTCAGCGACGTGACCGACCGCCTGGTCAAGGCGACCGAGCGCCCAGACGAGACCTACGCGGTGACGCTGCTCGATTCGCCGGTGGTGAACGCCTTCGCGCTGCCGACCGGCCGGATCTACGTCACCCGGGGGCTGCTCGCGCTCGCCGACGACACCTCGGAACTCGCCGCGGTGCTGGCGCACGAGATCGCCCACGTGACCCTGCGCCATGCCAGCGCCCGCACCGAGATGGCGCTCCGCTCCGAACTCGTCAGCAAGGTCGTGGCCGACGTGCTCAACGATCCCGCGACCGGCGCGCTGCTGCAGGACCAGTCCCGCTTCGTGCTCGCCCGCTTCTCGCGCACCCAGGAATTCGAGGCCGACCAGACCGGGGTGCGCACGCTGGCGCGCGCCGGCTACGACCCGTTCGGCGCCTCGCGCTTCCTGACCGCGCTCAACCGCACCACGGCGTTGCGCGCCGGGTCGGGGCTCAATTCGGAGCCCGACATGCTGGCGACCCATCCGAGCACGCCCGAGCGCATCACCCAGGTGACGCAGGCCGCGCGGCGCATCGGCGCCCCCGGCCTCGGGGTCGACGACCGCAACCGCTACCTCGCGGCGATCGACGGCATCGCCTATGGCGACAACCCGGCCGACGGGCTGATTCGCGGCCGTCGCTTCATCCATCCGCGCCTCGGCGTCGCCTTCGAGGCGCCGGAGGGATTCGGGCTCGACAACACCGCCCGCGCGGTGCTCGGCACCACCCCGGACGGCCATCGCCGCCTCCTGTTCGACGCCGTCGAGACCAATGCCGGCCAGGGCCTCGAGGAGGTGCTGAAGGCGACCTGGAACGACGCGATCGAGACCGGCAGCTTCGAGAACCGGATGCTGAACGGCTTCCCGGCCGTGACGGCGGTGTCGAAGGGCAAGGAGTGGTTCTTCCGCCTCGCCGCGGTGCGGGTCGGCACGAATACCTTCCGGATGATCATGGCCGCCAGGGGCACCACCGATCCGGAGCCCGCCTTCGGCCGCTGGCTGTCCAGCATCGCCCTGGTGACGCCGGAGGAGGCGCGCAGCCTCAAGCCCCTGCGCATCCAGATCGTCACCGCCGCCCCCGGCGACACCGCCGAGAGCCTGGCCCAGCGCATGACGGCGGTCGACCGCCCGCTCGAGCGCTTCCAGGTCCTCAACGGGCTCGACAAGGGCGGGCCGGTGCGGGCCGGGTTGCCCTACAAGCTGGTGGTGGAATAGGGCGCGATCCGGGCGTCTGCCCCGCTTCTCAACGCGGATCGACCGTGCTATCTGGGCAGCTGCCGCGGGTGTAGCTCAATGGTAGAGCAGCAGCCTTCCAAGCTGAATACGAGGGTTCGATTCCCTTCACCCGCTCCAGCTTTTTGACCTTGCCGAGCAAGGCCTTGGACTGCCCTACCGTTGGGCTCACGTTCCCCGTCGCGATCTCTATGCCTGTTCAGGCCTGGTTCTGGCTCGCCCGGTGCTTGAGCCGCAAGGCTGCCACGGCGCGCGACTTGCCGAGCCCGCCCCGCACGTAGCGGGCCTTGGTCGATGTCGTAGCGTGGGCCGTCACGGCCTTCAGTGAATCGAGACCCGCGCCGGCCTGGGCGTGCATGTTGCGGATCTCATCCGGGATGCCCGCCGCCTTTGCGACCTTGCGCCGCTCCCGGGTGAAGACCTACTCGCCTTAAGGCTTGCCCGTCGCTTCGTGGATGATGAGCGGACCGACGCGCCGATCGGCTGGGACGTGCTTGAGCAGATCGAGGACGAGCGGGCAGAGCGTGAGGCCGTGGGCGGAGAACGCTCCCGTCTTCGTCGTGGCTTTGCGAATCACCAGATCCGCGGCGAGGTCAGGCCGTTCTGGCAGCGCCGGCCGTCGATCACGATGCCGGTCGCCTCGCCTCCATCCGGGATCGGCATCCGCTCGCCGATCACGTCGCGCTGGCGCAAGGCCGTCTCGAACTGGATCGCGGTGGCGAGCGCCAGCGATAGGTGCCTCATCTCCCGTGCCTTGGCGACAAATGCCTCGGCGTGAGCCAGCTGCATCGCGACGCGCCGCCGAACCGGCTGCGAGAACCGGGCCTGCGACAGCACGGTGTGCAGCCGCTGGCAGTCCGGCAACTCATCCATGATGCCGTAGGCGAATAGCACCCGCAGCTTCTTGATGATGCCGGAGGCCCGCCTGATCCGCTCCGGGCCGCCGGGGTCCTTCGGCTTCTTCGCCTCGTTGTAGCAGCGCCGGGAATCCTCATTCTTCAGGTGGGCGAGCGCCCGTTGGCCGGAGGCCTTCTCGATCAGCCGCGGCGTGCTGAGATCCGTCCGCCGCGTGTCGTGCTTCATGTTCGAGTGGAACGGGCTCGCCTCGTCGGTCTGGTACCGGCGCGAGCGGCTGAGCAAGGTCCCGTCGAAGCGATTCGGGTCGCGCTCGTGGCCGGACGACCATTCCAGCATCTCGTCCTGTAGCCGGAGGCAGGCCGCCGAGAGCATTGGCGCATCCTCGGGCTCATCGAGGCGGTAGGGCAGGCGGACCGTCTTCGGTTCGTAGCCCTGTTTCACGAGGTCGGCGCGGGCGACCCACACCGGTGCATCCGGCCCGCCCTCGCGCGCTCGCCGCTTCCGTGAAGAAATCCTGCCATCGTGCATCCTCGGCCTGACGCGTCAGCGCCGATGATGCACCATCACAATCCGGGACTGCATATCGAGCACGTCCGACCAGCGGCGCCCGGCACCTCGATGCCGGGGCAGGTCATCGTGCGCTCCCAGATTCACGCCGGACCGGCGCCCTCGACTACGGCCGATTGCACGGGCGAATCCGGGGGCACCGGGCGCGACCGGCGATGGTCATCGATCGCCACGAAGGTGAACAGGGCCTGGGTGACCTTGATTGTCTCCTCACTCTCACGGGCGCGGCGCCAAGCCTCGATCTGGATGCGGATCGAGGAGCGGCCCACCGCGACGATCTTCGCGTAGAGGCTGACCTC from Methylobacterium aquaticum encodes:
- a CDS encoding DNA-binding protein, translated to MRGRIAAMVGLCVGLLLLAGAAGAASPRGREPPACRGRIAGEDRIEAVAARGELVLASGRRARLDGVRWPDDPAAAEAARAWLAGQAGRLLATREAPEPDRWGRVILDAAVSEGEPVDLAGGLVAAGLVPVDAGEGDSLCRPGLLALEAAARRGGLGLWAASPPVPTEEVARLAAMVGRFAIVEGRVRNVGERERRTYLNFAPFGTEGVTVTVSKRTWRNMLERGFSSPALRGRRVRARGIVELWRGPTLDIGAAEMIEMLDEEQAPRR
- a CDS encoding phosphate-starvation-inducible PsiE family protein; the protein is MVETAKLEKAEKEGGWLTRLSAFVFLHTEHAIYAALGVLLALTAVMALIDAAGMTLKAVTAVGAAAQLLDVVDRLLFLLMLVEILHTVRVSMRSGRLTCEPFLIVGLIASIRRVLVLTLQTAEQMHASEWNAQKEALFRASMIELGVLAGLILVMVVSIFLLHRARDTGEPAGSE
- a CDS encoding M48 family metalloprotease, with the protein product MRWSFTRTQPAGRAAIARPAAALLPAAALALLVAACTSDQTGALAPVAAVVPPEAPRTTGRDRPANDADHAKLVASFGGEYKAPSALRLVSDVTDRLVKATERPDETYAVTLLDSPVVNAFALPTGRIYVTRGLLALADDTSELAAVLAHEIAHVTLRHASARTEMALRSELVSKVVADVLNDPATGALLQDQSRFVLARFSRTQEFEADQTGVRTLARAGYDPFGASRFLTALNRTTALRAGSGLNSEPDMLATHPSTPERITQVTQAARRIGAPGLGVDDRNRYLAAIDGIAYGDNPADGLIRGRRFIHPRLGVAFEAPEGFGLDNTARAVLGTTPDGHRRLLFDAVETNAGQGLEEVLKATWNDAIETGSFENRMLNGFPAVTAVSKGKEWFFRLAAVRVGTNTFRMIMAARGTTDPEPAFGRWLSSIALVTPEEARSLKPLRIQIVTAAPGDTAESLAQRMTAVDRPLERFQVLNGLDKGGPVRAGLPYKLVVE
- a CDS encoding FkbM family methyltransferase; translation: MTPSGQTVCLAMIVKNEAPVIRRCLESVRPLIDHWIVVDTGSTDGTQDLVRAILADLPGALVERPWVDFAHNRSEALALARPHGTYTLVIDADDEMLLPPGYGLPDLTAEAYEVTITDAPLIYRRTQLVKNTLPWRYRGVLHEFIECAEATNRAVIDLTMRRNHDGARRRDGETYRRDAAILEAALATETDPFFIARYTFYLAQSYRDCGAHAQAVAAYLRRADLGYWQEEVYVALLAAARLMPGLGRPVDDTLAVCRRAIALCPHRVEAHHYASHVCRLAERYEEGFRFAEAGLSLPPPEGALFIEPWIYEYGLRDEYAVNAYWAGHHWHSLAAGLDLIACPTAPEGERRRFAANARFALEKLPVPIEGRRGFLSTTRPGIGPSDLPGFWSGLSRKAPWLPTRPQGGTELMHEGLSRRLGPALERIALCLNGYDEARIDDGRPLVVWVHHATDQPAVAWMREPARVARVARFVFVSEWQRAQFLATFGLPAERCLVLRNATEVPERDRGPARRRPLKVAYTSTPYRGLAVLLDAWAQAAPEDAELHVWSSHKLYGPGADDAPYADLYARAAALPNVHYHGLLPNAELRAALADIDILAYPNTFAETSCLAVIEAMAAGCRVICPSHGALPETTAGFARLYPHVADPAEHARAFAALLAEELADPWQGRPERAAAQQAHCRHAYDWRARVPEWLSLVDGLTAPAPSPRFVPTFRTVQARHGTFTVVEQDFIGRTILETGEWEPHLIEFARLFLDEASHVVDLGANLGYHTVRLAGLVPRGSIHAFEPLGLCYAQLQQNVLANRCDHVRTYKMAVTDRSGDTVEMEPLEATLTAGGTVNIGHTGIGRGGHGGDLVFTIRLDDLPLPPIAFIKMDIQGAEAAALAGMQALIARDRPVLFIEIEEHHLRRHGSSSKAVIEHLLGLGYSLVRIRNEWPTDHVAIPNERTDLITRCRGHTLSPTDWIAGTRVELHFETTHYYASVVAS